The Helicobacter ganmani genome includes a window with the following:
- a CDS encoding cation:proton antiporter: protein MENIITFGIIAVLIVIAPFLSSLLRLPLVVTEILLGALAFHFGLFSHSESLSFIAHIGFLFLMFLCGLEVDLKTFTKLGIDFLKSAFLYFLILYGVACLYVLNAGLSKFYIAALPVMSLGMIMALLKEYPKNTSWLQLALNVGILGELISIVVLVVLNGAYSYGLNWELYRTLLVLFIFLSVIVGMFKVADIMFWWFPTLKFFLIPKNASKNQDIRFSAMLFLILIGISQILGLERVLGAFLAGMILATYFHHHKGLIDKLNDFGFGFFIPLFFIFVGSTLDLNLITQNRQLLSLTLSIILVMVILRLLGAFVAYRKYFGDIKQTILFAFSHSMPLTFLVATAQLGLQFNAIDTHEYYAFILAALLEGIFLTICIKLLDNYQAKPHL, encoded by the coding sequence ATGGAAAACATTATTACTTTTGGTATTATTGCAGTTTTGATTGTCATCGCACCTTTTCTTAGCTCGCTTTTACGCTTGCCTCTTGTGGTTACAGAGATTCTACTTGGTGCGCTTGCTTTTCATTTTGGACTTTTTTCACATTCCGAATCCCTAAGCTTTATTGCACACATTGGCTTTTTATTTTTGATGTTTCTATGTGGCTTAGAAGTGGATTTGAAAACCTTTACAAAACTCGGAATAGACTTCCTAAAATCTGCTTTTTTATATTTCTTAATTCTCTATGGTGTCGCTTGCTTGTATGTGCTTAATGCTGGGCTATCTAAGTTTTATATTGCTGCCTTGCCTGTAATGAGTTTGGGTATGATTATGGCATTACTCAAAGAATACCCCAAAAATACATCTTGGCTACAACTTGCTTTAAATGTTGGAATCTTGGGTGAGCTGATTAGCATTGTTGTGCTTGTAGTGCTCAATGGTGCATATTCCTATGGATTAAATTGGGAATTATATCGGACATTGCTCGTTTTGTTTATTTTTTTAAGCGTCATTGTGGGTATGTTCAAGGTTGCAGACATTATGTTTTGGTGGTTTCCTACTTTGAAATTTTTTCTGATTCCAAAAAATGCAAGCAAAAATCAAGACATTCGCTTTAGCGCAATGCTGTTTTTAATTCTAATTGGAATCTCACAGATTCTAGGGCTAGAACGCGTGCTTGGGGCATTTTTAGCAGGTATGATTTTAGCGACTTATTTTCATCATCACAAAGGCTTGATAGACAAATTAAACGATTTTGGTTTTGGATTCTTTATTCCTTTATTTTTTATTTTCGTTGGCTCTACATTGGATTTGAATCTGATTACACAAAACCGACAACTCTTGTCGCTGACATTGAGCATTATTCTTGTTATGGTTATTTTACGCTTATTGGGGGCTTTCGTTGCATATAGAAAATACTTTGGGGATATAAAACAAACAATCTTATTTGCCTTTAGCCACTCTATGCCTTTAACCTTCCTCGTCGCAACAGCGCAACTTGGTTTGCAATTCAATGCAATTGATACACACGAATATTATGCTTTTATTCTTGCGGCTCTTTTGGAGGGAATCTTTTTGACGATTTGTATCAAGCTTTTGGATAACTATCAAGCTAAACCACATTTGTAA
- the def gene encoding peptide deformylase, with product MLEVITYPNSILRQISKPVESFDSKLHLLLDEMYEIMLAKNGVGISAIQVAKPIRALLICIPDEEGNQHKEDLLEVINPEIVEKDGEIVFSEGCLSVPEFYEDIKRANTIKVVYQDRFGKPQEIVAQDYLAVAFQHEIDHLNGVLFIDKLSIVKRKKFEKGLKQKHKF from the coding sequence ATGCTTGAGGTTATCACTTACCCTAATTCAATTTTACGACAGATTTCAAAACCTGTGGAATCTTTCGATTCAAAACTCCATTTGCTTTTAGATGAAATGTATGAAATTATGCTCGCTAAAAACGGCGTTGGAATCTCTGCGATTCAGGTTGCTAAACCTATTCGCGCTTTGTTGATTTGTATTCCTGATGAAGAAGGAAATCAACATAAAGAAGATTTGCTAGAAGTCATCAATCCCGAAATTGTAGAAAAAGATGGAGAAATTGTATTTAGTGAAGGTTGTTTGAGTGTACCAGAGTTTTATGAAGACATTAAACGCGCCAATACAATTAAAGTTGTTTATCAAGATAGATTTGGCAAACCGCAAGAAATTGTTGCACAAGATTATTTAGCCGTTGCTTTTCAGCACGAGATTGACCACTTAAATGGTGTTTTATTTATTGATAAACTCTCTATCGTCAAGCGCAAAAAATTTGAAAAAGGCTTGAAGCAAAAGCATAAATTTTAG
- a CDS encoding GGDEF domain-containing protein: MKDDFDSFEGLQSFETEGIEEAPANNASSFSSFGLDSDSTPGESVNTGSTESNTLEDYGAQIIRTLSANGIAPTPYNYRIYFEKLLEDKTQQFKDNATQFISLDLTPTERQALLEDKVLRAKNHMVNTLQQVGTAYKNLQFLQNILKKHESEIGATNNAIALQNIITVFEKELKSLGETTKVQLQNIKVSYDRSMQAIESIANNIICDEKYGLYNRNFLDIRLLAELESIHTENHKSSLILIQITKSLARRITSDKNSTLISRAISKILQKIANKSDVLAYCGSDIFGILLSHSDREAAKRFANRLIEKVSTTNIFLGEEEISLSVCTGIAEINGSSRGKDVFKNALEALKKASSSNVSFVVAGEGKEKKH, from the coding sequence ATGAAAGACGATTTTGATTCGTTTGAAGGTTTGCAAAGTTTTGAAACAGAGGGTATAGAGGAGGCTCCAGCTAATAACGCATCATCTTTTTCATCATTTGGATTAGATTCTGATTCCACGCCCGGAGAATCTGTAAATACGGGTTCAACGGAATCCAATACATTAGAGGATTATGGGGCGCAGATTATCCGCACATTGAGCGCAAATGGTATTGCCCCAACACCCTATAATTATAGAATCTATTTTGAAAAACTACTTGAAGATAAAACACAGCAATTTAAAGATAATGCAACACAATTTATTAGTCTTGATTTGACGCCTACGGAGAGACAAGCTTTGTTAGAAGATAAGGTTTTAAGAGCTAAAAACCATATGGTTAATACTCTACAACAGGTTGGCACAGCTTATAAAAATCTTCAATTTTTACAAAATATCCTTAAAAAACATGAAAGCGAAATAGGCGCAACCAATAATGCGATTGCTTTGCAAAATATTATCACCGTTTTTGAAAAAGAATTGAAATCGTTAGGTGAGACAACAAAAGTGCAGCTTCAGAATATTAAAGTCTCTTATGATAGAAGTATGCAGGCGATTGAAAGTATTGCAAACAATATTATTTGCGATGAGAAATATGGGCTTTATAATCGTAATTTTTTGGATATTAGACTGCTTGCTGAATTGGAATCTATCCACACAGAAAATCATAAATCCTCATTAATTTTGATTCAGATTACCAAAAGTCTTGCCCGACGCATTACTTCAGATAAAAATTCCACACTTATCAGTCGTGCGATTTCTAAAATTTTGCAAAAAATCGCAAACAAAAGTGATGTACTTGCTTATTGCGGTTCAGATATTTTTGGAATCCTACTTAGCCATAGTGATAGAGAAGCTGCGAAGCGATTTGCAAATCGTTTGATTGAAAAAGTCTCTACTACGAATATTTTTTTAGGAGAAGAGGAAATCTCTCTTAGTGTTTGCACTGGAATCGCTGAAATTAATGGAAGTTCTAGGGGAAAAGATGTTTTCAAAAATGCCTTAGAGGCTCTAAAAAAGGCTTCTAGTAGTAATGTTTCCTTTGTCGTGGCGGGAGAAGGGAAGGAGAAAAAGCATTAA
- the clpP gene encoding ATP-dependent Clp endopeptidase proteolytic subunit ClpP, protein MSYYVPTVIEKSGRGERAYDIYSRLLKDRIILLSGQIDDGVASSIVAQLLFLEAEDPEKDIYLYINSPGGVVTSGLSIYDTMNYVKPDISTICIGQAASMGAFLLSCGTKGKRYSLPNSRIMIHQPLGGAQGQATEIEIQAKEILRLKASLNEILAANTNQPLEKIAKDTDRDFYLSAHEAQEYGLIDNVLTKSLK, encoded by the coding sequence ATGAGTTATTATGTGCCGACAGTTATAGAAAAATCAGGGCGCGGGGAGCGTGCGTATGATATTTATTCTAGGCTTTTAAAAGATAGAATCATTTTGTTAAGCGGGCAAATTGATGATGGTGTAGCCTCTTCTATTGTTGCGCAACTCTTATTTTTGGAGGCTGAAGATCCAGAAAAAGATATTTATCTGTATATTAATTCACCAGGTGGAGTGGTAACGAGTGGTTTGAGTATTTATGATACAATGAATTATGTTAAACCCGACATTAGCACGATTTGTATCGGTCAAGCAGCAAGTATGGGAGCATTTTTGCTAAGTTGTGGGACAAAAGGCAAACGTTATTCTCTCCCTAATTCTCGCATTATGATTCATCAGCCTTTGGGAGGAGCGCAAGGACAAGCCACAGAAATTGAAATTCAAGCGAAAGAGATTTTGCGTTTAAAGGCTAGTTTAAACGAAATCTTGGCAGCTAATACTAATCAACCATTAGAAAAAATTGCCAAAGATACGGATAGAGACTTTTATTTAAGTGCTCACGAAGCGCAAGAATATGGATTGATTGATAATGTTTTAACCAAAAGTTTAAAGTAA
- the tig gene encoding trigger factor, which yields MNSTLKVQSIDSANAVAQATIPVDRLNQKLDKITKAASKNLKIDGFRKGHVPASAVKQRYGKQLEEDAQRECVQDLLQDILKELQVEANALIGDPRITKFDQKEEGIELEIEVSLTPSISLDKLEECIPEVKIPEVTSEDIAKRLEEIANARAPLVGIEDGRRKLKDGEYAKINFEGFIEGKAFEGGKAENYLLQIGSKSFIEGFEEQLIGMKKGEEKEINVAFPENYQAKHLAGKPAVFKVKLLEIQTKGKIEIDDNFAKTLLPDDKDANVETLKEKIKTQLQNEKKQELYNNKLKEILIENLNKNIVFDLPKSIVHQEIDLLFRNSLMSLSQEEQQKLAKEPETLKAKREEQRENAEKSVRVTFIIDAIAKRDKIEIPDNEVINTIYYEAMAMRQDPKAIFEYYKNNNLIPAVKMAMLEDRVLTALLDKRA from the coding sequence ATGAATTCAACTCTAAAAGTCCAAAGTATTGATAGTGCAAATGCAGTTGCACAAGCCACGATTCCTGTGGATAGATTAAATCAAAAATTAGACAAAATAACAAAAGCTGCTAGTAAAAATCTCAAAATTGATGGATTTCGTAAGGGGCATGTGCCAGCAAGTGCAGTGAAGCAACGTTATGGCAAACAACTAGAAGAAGATGCACAAAGAGAATGTGTACAAGACCTTTTGCAAGATATTTTAAAGGAATTACAAGTAGAGGCAAATGCGCTAATTGGCGACCCGCGTATTACGAAATTTGATCAAAAAGAGGAAGGCATTGAGCTTGAGATAGAAGTTAGCCTAACACCAAGCATTTCGCTTGATAAATTAGAGGAATGTATTCCGGAAGTCAAGATTCCAGAAGTTACATCAGAAGACATTGCGAAACGGCTTGAAGAAATTGCGAATGCTAGGGCACCTCTTGTGGGAATTGAAGATGGAAGACGCAAGTTAAAAGATGGAGAATATGCAAAAATCAACTTTGAGGGCTTTATAGAGGGTAAGGCTTTTGAGGGTGGTAAAGCAGAGAATTACTTATTGCAAATTGGTAGCAAGTCTTTTATTGAGGGCTTTGAGGAGCAATTAATTGGTATGAAAAAAGGCGAAGAAAAAGAGATTAATGTAGCTTTTCCAGAAAATTATCAAGCTAAACACTTAGCGGGAAAACCAGCGGTTTTTAAAGTAAAATTGCTAGAGATTCAAACAAAAGGAAAGATTGAAATTGATGACAATTTTGCTAAGACACTTTTGCCAGACGACAAAGACGCAAATGTTGAAACATTGAAAGAAAAAATCAAAACGCAGCTCCAAAATGAAAAAAAACAGGAGCTTTATAACAATAAATTAAAGGAAATTCTGATTGAGAATCTTAATAAAAACATTGTGTTTGATTTACCAAAATCTATTGTGCATCAAGAAATAGATTTGCTTTTTAGAAATAGCTTGATGTCTTTATCTCAAGAGGAACAGCAAAAGCTTGCAAAAGAGCCTGAAACACTCAAAGCTAAACGCGAAGAGCAAAGAGAGAATGCGGAAAAAAGCGTTCGTGTAACCTTTATCATTGATGCAATTGCAAAACGAGATAAAATAGAGATTCCAGACAATGAAGTGATTAATACTATTTATTATGAAGCAATGGCAATGCGCCAAGACCCAAAAGCAATTTTTGAATATTACAAAAATAATAATTTAATCCCAGCAGTGAAAATGGCAATGCTAGAGGATAGAGTGCTTACTGCTTTATTAGACAAGAGGGCGTAA
- a CDS encoding FtsK/SpoIIIE family DNA translocase, with the protein MTVLGILEPFGFLKPLAQIQFWLFGYLGYIWLFVAAFFVYQVKDSFDFKNNRFLEKTLGVIIGVFALLVLQGLFFAHAGILGVAFNSVLSPLITHLGVFVLVLLCFAFSVVLYSGKSPKELGKIFVQDLKEDLRQSQVPTEKIIKSKKNLKNLASKIKAFFTPPSQMDKKDSKHSIFSLSPQEKDTQNTQNNPAQETSKHSSLFFTKAPSTPRALTLEELIEQSKNNPPPPTSAAFNFQDDTEEESQEMQETSESESHENFSKEQSFEAEIDELRQNVELPTREDNPLENYSKEQNEIPQIRIVSSKEAEQQGFNAMQFQLESMASLENFKRFEKSHLYPEEEPKEEVIRLIKKEECTNTQNQVLQTPTPTFAQRETTLDFMEESRDFSTPQGNPISQDSIPAEATKPKPIKAYPKNLYAATPFSAYYDKDPVGTQDYLVQKSFHNGDSFRDLSHSKESQSDDEPSTIFYYDKIKSTHPIKPEEIQQISQELQSGKNSPSTHENAIPPQTEPAALNHIIKQVIQEFMESQNSPNALVSNRGLEESARETTKENAESPKPQFQENQEHNGILDSARQKQPTESLGDLEKSQGIYEVVEKMQDAKEVLNYTPTFTANPLPTYGYRFDNEAGKDLEVESQARANPTLQAVPPKVESSTSEVISLFNAPKTNKEMQNKEEQKESFETQSSQAESCAPFVQATTQESPQQTKDSELSRKLVLENKETLSILGVADIPQIVESQDFVLPKLEFLQAPKEERIEIDEGEIDRKINDLLSKLRMFKIEGDIVRTYSGPIVTTFEFRPSPNVKVSRILTLQDDLAMALRAKTIRIQAPVPGKDVVGIEIPNNQIETIYLREILENDLFANSTSPLTLALGKDIVGNPFVTDLKKLPHLLIAGTTGSGKSVGINAMILSLLYKNSPAQLKLIMIDPKMLEFSIYNDIPHLLTPVITQPKKAIIALDNTVKEMERRYTLMSEARIKNIEGYNQKAEIEGFEPFPYIVVIIDELADLMMSGGKEAEVSISRLAQMARASGIHLIVATQRPSVDVVTGLIKANLPSRISYKVGQKIDSKVILDSFGAESLLGRGDMLFTPPGGGIVRLHAPWSTETEIEKIVEFIKSQCPPQYDENFMPNEDEILGLRVEGETDELYEEAKRIILSDGKTSISYIQRRLGIGYNKAANIIEQMQARGFLSEPNSKGVREILGN; encoded by the coding sequence TTGACAGTTCTAGGTATTTTAGAGCCTTTTGGATTTTTAAAGCCACTTGCTCAAATTCAATTTTGGCTTTTTGGGTATTTGGGCTATATTTGGCTTTTTGTTGCTGCATTTTTTGTCTATCAAGTAAAAGATTCTTTTGATTTTAAAAACAACCGATTTTTAGAAAAAACGCTTGGTGTTATCATCGGAGTTTTTGCACTTCTTGTGTTGCAAGGCTTGTTTTTTGCGCACGCTGGGATTTTGGGCGTTGCGTTTAATAGTGTGCTTTCGCCACTTATTACACATTTGGGTGTTTTTGTGTTGGTTTTACTTTGCTTTGCCTTTAGCGTTGTTTTGTATAGCGGCAAGTCTCCTAAAGAATTGGGAAAAATATTTGTGCAAGATTTGAAAGAGGATTTAAGGCAAAGTCAAGTGCCAACAGAAAAAATCATTAAAAGCAAAAAGAATCTCAAAAATCTTGCTTCAAAAATCAAAGCATTTTTTACGCCGCCAAGCCAAATGGACAAAAAGGATTCTAAACATTCTATTTTTTCCCTTTCTCCGCAGGAGAAGGACACTCAAAATACGCAAAATAATCCAGCACAAGAAACCTCTAAGCATTCTTCTTTGTTTTTTACAAAAGCCCCTTCTACCCCTCGCGCATTAACTTTAGAAGAATTGATTGAGCAGAGTAAAAACAATCCGCCTCCTCCTACAAGTGCAGCTTTCAACTTTCAAGATGATACTGAAGAAGAATCTCAAGAAATGCAAGAGACATCAGAAAGTGAATCGCACGAGAATTTCAGCAAAGAGCAATCTTTTGAGGCTGAAATTGATGAGTTAAGACAGAATGTAGAGTTGCCAACAAGAGAAGACAATCCTTTAGAAAATTACTCTAAAGAACAAAATGAGATTCCACAAATTCGCATTGTGAGTTCAAAAGAAGCTGAACAGCAAGGCTTTAATGCAATGCAGTTTCAGTTGGAATCTATGGCAAGTTTAGAAAACTTCAAACGTTTTGAGAAAAGCCATTTATATCCAGAGGAAGAACCCAAAGAAGAAGTGATAAGGCTTATCAAAAAAGAGGAATGCACAAACACGCAAAATCAGGTTTTACAAACACCCACGCCGACTTTTGCCCAAAGAGAAACAACACTAGATTTTATGGAGGAATCACGAGATTTTTCTACACCGCAAGGCAATCCAATTTCGCAGGATTCTATACCTGCGGAAGCAACTAAGCCAAAGCCAATTAAGGCTTATCCCAAAAATCTTTATGCCGCGACGCCCTTTAGTGCATATTATGATAAAGACCCAGTTGGTACACAGGATTATCTTGTGCAAAAGAGCTTCCACAATGGAGATTCTTTTCGGGATTTGTCACATAGTAAAGAATCGCAATCCGACGATGAGCCTAGCACAATTTTTTATTATGACAAAATCAAAAGCACACACCCAATCAAGCCCGAAGAAATCCAACAGATTTCTCAAGAGTTGCAATCAGGCAAAAATTCACCAAGCACGCATGAAAATGCAATACCTCCACAAACAGAACCCGCTGCACTCAATCATATTATTAAGCAAGTGATTCAGGAATTTATGGAATCTCAAAATTCCCCCAATGCGCTTGTTTCTAATCGGGGTTTGGAGGAATCCGCACGGGAAACAACAAAAGAAAATGCGGAATCTCCCAAGCCACAATTTCAAGAAAACCAAGAACATAATGGCATCTTGGATTCAGCAAGACAGAAACAACCGACAGAATCTCTAGGAGATTTGGAGAAATCGCAAGGAATCTATGAGGTAGTTGAAAAAATGCAAGACGCCAAGGAAGTGTTGAATTATACGCCAACCTTTACGGCAAATCCCCTCCCGACTTATGGCTATCGTTTTGATAATGAAGCAGGAAAAGATTTAGAGGTAGAATCGCAAGCAAGGGCGAATCCGACTTTGCAAGCAGTGCCACCCAAAGTAGAATCTTCCACTTCCGAAGTGATTAGCTTGTTTAATGCCCCTAAAACCAACAAAGAAATGCAAAACAAAGAAGAACAAAAGGAATCTTTTGAAACACAATCCTCTCAAGCAGAATCTTGTGCGCCCTTTGTGCAGGCTACAACACAAGAATCTCCACAGCAAACAAAGGATTCTGAATTATCAAGGAAGTTGGTTTTAGAAAACAAGGAGACTTTAAGCATATTAGGAGTTGCAGATATACCACAGATTGTAGAATCGCAAGATTTTGTCTTGCCTAAATTAGAATTTTTGCAAGCTCCAAAAGAGGAGCGCATTGAGATTGATGAGGGAGAGATTGACCGAAAAATCAATGATTTGTTAAGCAAATTGCGAATGTTTAAGATTGAAGGGGATATTGTTAGGACTTATTCTGGACCCATTGTTACAACTTTTGAGTTTCGTCCAAGTCCAAATGTCAAAGTTTCGCGCATTTTGACTTTGCAAGATGATTTAGCAATGGCATTGCGTGCGAAAACGATTCGGATTCAAGCACCTGTGCCGGGAAAAGATGTTGTGGGAATTGAGATTCCAAACAATCAGATTGAAACAATTTATTTGCGAGAGATTTTAGAAAATGATTTGTTTGCAAACTCTACCTCGCCTTTAACTCTTGCTTTGGGTAAAGACATTGTAGGAAACCCTTTTGTAACAGACCTTAAAAAACTTCCTCATTTGTTGATTGCAGGGACGACAGGAAGCGGTAAAAGTGTGGGGATTAATGCGATGATTTTATCCTTGCTTTATAAAAACTCTCCTGCGCAACTGAAGCTTATTATGATAGACCCAAAAATGTTAGAGTTTAGCATTTATAATGACATTCCACATTTGCTAACTCCCGTCATCACGCAACCCAAAAAGGCAATTATTGCTTTGGATAACACCGTAAAAGAAATGGAACGAAGATATACGCTGATGAGTGAAGCAAGGATTAAAAACATTGAGGGTTACAACCAAAAAGCTGAAATTGAAGGCTTTGAGCCTTTTCCTTATATTGTGGTAATTATTGATGAATTAGCGGATTTGATGATGAGCGGAGGCAAGGAAGCAGAGGTTTCTATTTCGCGTTTGGCTCAAATGGCAAGAGCAAGCGGAATCCATTTGATTGTTGCAACACAACGTCCGAGTGTTGATGTTGTAACAGGATTAATTAAAGCCAATTTGCCCTCACGCATTAGTTACAAAGTGGGACAAAAAATTGATTCTAAAGTGATTTTGGATAGTTTTGGCGCAGAATCTTTGCTTGGACGAGGAGATATGCTTTTCACGCCACCGGGCGGTGGAATCGTGCGTTTGCACGCTCCTTGGAGCACAGAAACAGAGATTGAAAAAATCGTAGAATTTATCAAATCCCAATGTCCTCCGCAATACGATGAAAACTTTATGCCCAATGAAGATGAAATCTTGGGCTTACGCGTAGAGGGCGAGACAGATGAGCTTTATGAGGAAGCCAAACGCATTATTTTAAGTGATGGCAAAACTTCTATTAGTTATATTCAACGAAGACTTGGGATTGGGTATAATAAGGCAGCAAATATTATTGAGCAAATGCAGGCACGAGGATTTTTGAGCGAACCTAATTCAAAAGGGGTGCGTGAAATCTTGGGTAATTAA